Part of the Terriglobia bacterium genome, CACGCACCGCCAGCACCGAGTTCCCCGGCTACGACAAGGTCACGGTGACCCTCTCCCAGGGGGAGCGCAAGCAGGACATTGATTATCTAGTTTCCAAGGACGGCGCCAGCCTGGTTCGCGTCCTCAAGTTCGATATCAGCAAGGACCCCTACGCCGAGATCCTGAAGAAGATTGACGTCAACGGCCGTCCGGTGCGCGGCAACAAGGACGCCAAAGTTACCATCGTCAACTTCGACGATTTCGAGTGTCCGTTCTGCTCGCGCATGCACTCCCAGCTCATGCAGGAAGTGCTCAAGATGTACGGCGACCGGGTGCGCATCATCTACAAGGATTTCCCGCTCGCCGAAATTCATCCCTGGGCCATCCACGCGGCCGTGGACGCGAATTGCCTGGGCGCGCAAAGCTGGGACGCCTACTGGCAGTTCGCCGACTACGCGCACGCCAACCAGAAACAGATTTCCGGCGGGGAGCAGAAGCCGCCGTTCACACAACAGTTCGCCGCGCTCGACAAATCGGCGGCCGACATTGCCCGGCGGCTGAATTTGCAGGCCGCGCCGCTGCAAGCCTGCATCAAGGCGCAGTCAACCACGGCAGTATTGGCCTCCATGCAGGAGGGCCTGGTCCTGGGAATTTCGGCAACGCCGAGCCTGTTCGTCAACGGCGAGAGGGTGGATGGCGCCGTGCCCATGGCGGAATTGCAGGCGATGATCAATCGCGCGCTGCATGACGCCGGCCAGCCCATTCCGGCGGCGGCCGTGGCGCTGCCGCCAGACTCGTCGCCTATGGGAAGCGCCCCGGCGCATGCGCCGGCCAAGGCAGATGCGGCGCCAGCAGCCAACGCCGTGCCGGCCACGACCGCGCCGGCGACGAATGCGCCACCGGCCCCCAAGTAAGTGTCATTTCGGAGGAACAACTTGATTCGCACTCGTAGCGGGCTTCGCCCGACCGGCCCCGCAGTCCTCGTCATTCTCCTGGCGCTGCTGGTTCCCCTTGCCGCCTGCAACCGCGGCCAGACCGCTGCCGACGTCATGGCCAAAGTCAACGGCCGTAAAATCCTGCGCTCGGAAGTGGACAAGTACTACGCCAATCAGACCGCCTCGTCGCCGCAGCAGCCCACCGACGAGCAGTCCACCAGCCTCAAGCTCGGTATCCTGAAGGAGCTGATTGACAACGAAATTCTCATGCAGCGCGCCGAAAAGCTCGGGCTGCTCGCCACCAACGAAGAGGTGGACCAGAAGCTGAACGAGATCAAGGCGCCTTACACGCAGGAGGAATTCGACAAGCGGCTCAAGGAGCGCAAGATCAGCCTCGACGACTTCAAGCGCGACCTGCGCCGCTCCATCACCATTGACAAGGTTCTGAACCGCGAAATCACCTCCAAGATCGCCATCTCCGACTCCGACATCTCCTCCTACTACAACGCCCACAAGGGCGAGTTCAACCTGATCGAGCCGCAGTATCACCTGGCGCACATCTTCGTCAGCACGCAGCCCAACCCGCAGGTGCGCAACCTGAAGGGCGACAAGGCGCAGAACGAGGCCGAGGCACGCAAGAAAATCCAGATGATCATGAACCGGCTCGACAGTGGCGAGGACTTCGCCACCGTCGCCATGAATTATTCCGAGGACCCGGAGAGCGCCGGCAATGGCGGCGATTTGGGCTTCACCCCGCAATCGGCGCTGGCCAAGACCGATCCGGCCACGCGCGACGCGGTCAGCAAGCTCAAGCCGGGCCAGTACAGCAACGTCGTCACCATCGCCAACCCGGAAAACCGGCAGGTCTACGGCTTCCGCATCGTCAAGGTGGTGGCCAAGGAACCGGCGGGCCAGCGCGAACTCAATGACCCGCGGGTGCAGCAGGCCATCCGCGACCAATTGCGCGACCGCCGCGAGCAACTGCTCAAGGCCGCCTATTACGATGTGGTCCGCGACCAGGCCAAGGTCGAAAACTACTACGCCGAGCAGATCCTGAAGAGCACGGGACAGAAATGACGGCGTAGTCCGCGGCGTCTGAGCCGCGGGCCGTCATCCTGAGCGAGCGCAGCGAGTCGAAGGATCTTGGTGTGGCACAGGCGTCTGCCCTGAGCGAAGTCGAAGGGGACGGCACGCCGCATCTGTGCTACATTTCCCGCCATCAATGCCCGAAAACCACCTCTACTACGGCGATAATCTCGACGTTCTCCGCCAACGTCCCTCTGCCACTGGAGTAACGTGCAATGCCGGATATCGACAACGTCGGCCAAGCATTGGCGACCTACGCCACGAAATACGGTCTGAAGAAGGACCCGATTCTGAGCGCGTCTGAGCTTCTTCAGTATGGCCAACCACTCGCGAATGTGCGGACCGGACTACCTCCGTCCATCGAAGAGTGGCAGGAGTTCATCGCGGAGGTCTTGCTCGTCCCTCAGGTGCCTGAGGCCGTACGCCGCACGTTTTCTGTAGCCAAGAGGCTCTTCATTTTCGGGTACTACGAATACTCTCTTTCAACGGTGTCACAGCATTACGCGCTACTCGCGCTAGAGGCGGCGCTACAGGCGCGATGGTCTGCTGCGCTGCCGCGACCATGTGCGGTTGCGTACAGCAACGGTATAGTGACGTCATTCGACAACCTCACTCACAAGTTCTTGCACGACCACTGGAGAGCGGACCCGAAGCTCAAGGTAAATGGTGAAACATTCCCAAGAAGTAATCATCAACTAACGGCATGTTTGGAGAAGATGAAAATAATCACAGCTGAAGATGAGAAGTGGATTCTTGAAGCAATGGAAGACAGGAACCACTTGTCACACTTGGAATTCGCGCCGATCTACGGACCATCGGACGCGGCGTTGTACTTCGTTGCGGAGCTGATCAACCGAATGTTTGATTCTCTGCCACTGCCGGCTCCCTCCTCCTAGCCTGGGTTTTGCTGCGGCAGGTGTTATCGCAAACGCGCCTTTCGTGTGCAGTCCGACAGCGCCGTTATGGCTTGCCCATGGACGGCACGGTAAACGGAAATACCGCCGCATCGGGCTCACCAAACTCAAACACTAGCCAGTCGTCATCATCTTGCGGCACTGCCGACCTCTCGAATCGCACACCTTTAATTAGCCTGCCTTGCGAGAGCATTTGCATGAACGGCGTCATACCGCCGCCCGAGTCATACTGTTTTACGAATGTTGCTTGGTCGATTTTACCTGCCAGGACCTCCTGGACTACCCTCGAAGAAATCTTGATTTCACGACTGCTCACGGTCATGCCTCCGTAGTTGCTCTCTCCCTCATGCATTTTTCCCGCCCGAACAGCCCACTGCAATCGGTATCGGGCATTCATAGGACCGATAGCCGGATTTGCGAGTTTGAGATGGATGGACCCAAGGACTCTCTTCAGCTCGCTGCTCATCGGGTCAATCGTGCAATTGAGGTAAAGCGCTGGGTCGAGAGACCAATGTCCCGGACCGACATTCCACAAATTGCCTACGTGCTTCATTCTCAACAGGAGCACAAATGCAGCCAACGAGTGTTGCCGGAAAAATTCAGCAATAATCTCGTTGAGTTCATAGGTAGTCCAGTCGTGCTGCCGTCCCGACCGCAACGTATCACAGCCGCCGTCACAAAGAATGATTCCCTTGTAGCCGTTAAAGCCTGTCTCCTTCAGCTTTTGCCATTTCTTAGCTAGAGCACGAAAAACAGCATTCTGCCTTACTGATCTCGCTCCTGTATAACTGGCGTGCGATCCCGAGGAAGTAGATGCTCGCGGTGTGTACAAAATTGCGACCGACGTGTCGCTTGTATTGACCTCATACGTGCGTCGTACACCAGGGTTCGCCACAATCTCCGCCAGGAATTGCCGGAATCGTTCATTGAAGATTCGGTCCTCAAACAGGCGGCGCTCCGGAACTTTCAGTCGAAGTGGCGGACCGCCCCTGCGCGGCCGCACATCATAGTCGCCGACCCTCAGCGAAAAACTCCCGTGCACGCCCTTGTCGCGCAACCACCGAGTTCGTAAGCGCAACTCGTCCCACAATAGGTCGAAGCGATTCGCTGCATGCAAGCCCTTATCCGACACGCTCGTGATGTCGGCTATAAATTCTTCTCCCTGTTTCGACGAAAAATGCACATCGGGAGCCTTCCTGCCCGAAAACGTCGGTTCGTGCCGTACCGTTCCCAGCTTGCTCACCGCATTTAGGACAACGACCTCCCACTCGGTTTCAATACACTGATACGTATTCGTCCCATTCAGCAAATCCACATGCCTTTGCACCTGGCTGGGAAGCATCCACCGAGCGTTTTCATTGATTACTCGTTGCAAGGTGCGGCGCGAGAACATCATGTCGTGCAATCGTACCTGATCCCGAGCCGGGTGCCCCACCCTTCGCGCTTTTCGAAGGGTGGGAATCAAGCCACCCACCACCGGCCAGCCCCTCACGACCGCTTCGACATCAAGGCCTGCGCCGAATTGCCGGCTGAACCAATCGCTGAAACTGAAACTTGACTTGTTCTACAATCTCGCCAATCTTCCATGGGCAACGTCCTCGAGTGGCTCCGCGATTTTCGCGACTACGTGCGCCGGGTGTGGCAGGCGGAATGGCTGCCGCTGTCGCGGGCGGAGGCCATCGGATGGATGCTCTTCTTCCTCTTCTTCCTGTGGTACGCCATCGGCAAGGAAGGCGGCGATTTCGCGCTGCTGGACTCCGGCAATCTGGTAATCCACGAGGGCGGACACGCGCTGTTCGGCCACTTCGGCAATTTCCTGGGCGTCGCCGGTGGAACGATTCTGCAACTGCTGGCGCCGCTGCTGCTGGCGCTGGCCTTCCAGGTCCGGCGGCAGGCGGTGGGCTACGCGCTGTTCCTGCTGATCGTGTTTGAAAACCTGCTCTACGTGGCCAAGTACATGAGCGACGCGCGCGCCCAGGCGATGAGCTACGTCGCCATCGGCGTGGGCGCCATGGAAGGGCTGGAAGACCCCATGATGCACGACTGGTACAACCTGTTCTCACGCTTCGGCGTGCTGCCGTACGACACACGCATCGCCGCCGCGGTATTCAAGATCGGGTGGGCGGGCATGATCGGCACGGTGCTGTGGTTCGGGTGGCGGTGTTACCGGAGTTGGCGAGCGGGATGGGAGTGAGACAGTCGATGGTCGATGGTCGATGGCCCAAGAAATGAAGATCAGCCGCGGCCCGACAGATTTGCGATAGAGGGGGTTGGTCGTTAGTCGTTCGCAAATCTCATTGGCCCACCGCTGACGCTAATTGTCTACGGCGATCGACCATCGACCATCGACGCTTTGACTAAATTTTCGCGGCGGCGCGTTCCAGTTCCTGCCGGGCGAGATTGGGTTCGAAGCAGCGGCGGCAGCGGGCTTCGTACATGCCGGCGGCGCCGACCACGATCAGGTCTTCGCTGGCGACCAGGCGCTGGGTGTGCTTGGCGGGATTGCCGCACTGCATGCAGATGGCGAGGGTCTTGGTGATCTCGTCGGCGACGGCGAGCAATTCCGGCAAGGGGTGGAAGGGGCGGCCGAGGTAGTCGGTGTCGAGGCCGGCGATGACGATGCGCTTGCCCATGTCGGCGAGGCGCACCACCAGGTCCACCATGCCGGCGCCGAGGAACTGGGCCTCGTCAATGCCGATGACCTCGGTGCGGAGGTCGAGGCGGGATTCCAGGTCGGCGGCGTCCTTCACCGGCACGGAGCGGATTTTCAGCTCGCTGTGGGAGACGATGTGGTCGCCGGCGTAACGGTCATCGAGCGCGGGCTTGAAAATCTGCACCCGCTGGCGCGCGATTTCGGCGCGGCGGAGACGGCGGATCAGCTCCTCGCTCTTGCCGCTGAACATCGGCCCGCACACCACTTCAATCCAGCCCAGACTGCCCTTGGCGAAATTCATGGAAGCTTTCAGCTTTCAGCCATCAGCTTTCAGCTAAAGAATGACCAACCAAAAATTGGACTCAAAACTCAGCACTCACAACTCGACTTGCTCAATCCCTGACCGGCAACTGGCGCGCGGCGATGGCCTGGACTTCCGTGGCGATGTTGGCGGCGTAACGCTGCGCGTAGGTGCGCGTCAGAAACGACTGCAAGTCGGCGAAATTGTCGAAAATTCTGGTAGCGCAGCCCAGGATCCATCCGCTCACCACGCGCGACGGCATGCCCAGCACCAGGTACACAGGAATGCCGGAACGATGGGCGAAGGTGAGCTCGCCCTGAGTGCCGGCGCCGCGCGCTGCGGCCGCGTCCCAGTAGCAGACGACGTAGTCGGCGCGCGACTCGATCCAGTCCAGGTCCCAGGCGATGATTTTGCGCACCGCCGCCCGGTAGCGCACCAGGTCGGTGGTTTTCCAGCCGCGGAAGTCGCGGACTTCCTCGTCGGTGAGATTTTTCCTTTCGTCGGCGGCGGGATCGTAAACCTCGTGGCCGAGGGCGCGCAGGAAAGGAGTGACCTGCGCACGCCATCCCTTGCCGAGGTCGGGCGAGTACTCGATGGAACCTGAAAGATAGGCGCGCATGAAGGAAAAGCCATTGTCGGACGTGTGAAGCGGGAGGTCAATCCGAATGAATGTGAATCACTGTGGATAGCGGTGGAAAAACAGGCTTCAGGCTCCAGGCTTCAGGAAGGCAGATTCCTCACGGGCTCCTTCCCCGTTCGACTTCGCTCAGGGTCGGGACAAGTTCCGCCCGTTCGAAATGACAAACACAGTGGTCAGTGGCCGGTGGCCAGCGCGGCAGGGTTGACAGCATCGGGCAAAGAACCCTAGCATCGAGCGAATTTCACGGGCGAGGGCGCCCGCGCCACATCGACTCATGAAGAAATCCGGAAAAGTCACCCTGGGATTCGTGGCCGGCGCGGCCATGGTGCTGCTGGGCTGCCAGCGCACCGAGATGCAGCG contains:
- a CDS encoding DsbA family protein; translation: MQLFRRFLIAVLFLCLGCAAQANSPEVNQRIERQVRVYLGDKIPPSVNVTAGPRTASTEFPGYDKVTVTLSQGERKQDIDYLVSKDGASLVRVLKFDISKDPYAEILKKIDVNGRPVRGNKDAKVTIVNFDDFECPFCSRMHSQLMQEVLKMYGDRVRIIYKDFPLAEIHPWAIHAAVDANCLGAQSWDAYWQFADYAHANQKQISGGEQKPPFTQQFAALDKSAADIARRLNLQAAPLQACIKAQSTTAVLASMQEGLVLGISATPSLFVNGERVDGAVPMAELQAMINRALHDAGQPIPAAAVALPPDSSPMGSAPAHAPAKADAAPAANAVPATTAPATNAPPAPK
- a CDS encoding peptidylprolyl isomerase, encoding MAKVNGRKILRSEVDKYYANQTASSPQQPTDEQSTSLKLGILKELIDNEILMQRAEKLGLLATNEEVDQKLNEIKAPYTQEEFDKRLKERKISLDDFKRDLRRSITIDKVLNREITSKIAISDSDISSYYNAHKGEFNLIEPQYHLAHIFVSTQPNPQVRNLKGDKAQNEAEARKKIQMIMNRLDSGEDFATVAMNYSEDPESAGNGGDLGFTPQSALAKTDPATRDAVSKLKPGQYSNVVTIANPENRQVYGFRIVKVVAKEPAGQRELNDPRVQQAIRDQLRDRREQLLKAAYYDVVRDQAKVENYYAEQILKSTGQK
- a CDS encoding thymidine kinase yields the protein MNFAKGSLGWIEVVCGPMFSGKSEELIRRLRRAEIARQRVQIFKPALDDRYAGDHIVSHSELKIRSVPVKDAADLESRLDLRTEVIGIDEAQFLGAGMVDLVVRLADMGKRIVIAGLDTDYLGRPFHPLPELLAVADEITKTLAICMQCGNPAKHTQRLVASEDLIVVGAAGMYEARCRRCFEPNLARQELERAAAKI
- a CDS encoding nucleoside 2-deoxyribosyltransferase domain-containing protein; protein product: MRAYLSGSIEYSPDLGKGWRAQVTPFLRALGHEVYDPAADERKNLTDEEVRDFRGWKTTDLVRYRAAVRKIIAWDLDWIESRADYVVCYWDAAAARGAGTQGELTFAHRSGIPVYLVLGMPSRVVSGWILGCATRIFDNFADLQSFLTRTYAQRYAANIATEVQAIAARQLPVRD